Proteins encoded in a region of the Schaalia hyovaginalis genome:
- a CDS encoding WXG100 family type VII secretion target, with translation MTKIVVDPSSLSGAATDLGRMATAIDAALEHFDADTSSLRNEWEGDAAEAAFNARKQWRELMMTEAGALRAIAAILDQTGDVYAELDRKCGAALGGQ, from the coding sequence GTGACGAAGATCGTTGTTGATCCAAGTTCTTTGTCTGGCGCGGCGACCGACTTGGGAAGAATGGCAACTGCGATTGACGCAGCACTCGAGCACTTCGATGCCGATACTTCCTCCCTTAGAAATGAATGGGAAGGCGATGCTGCTGAGGCGGCTTTCAATGCCCGTAAGCAGTGGCGTGAGCTCATGATGACCGAAGCAGGTGCGCTTCGCGCCATCGCCGCGATACTCGACCAGACGGGTGACGTCTACGCCGAACTCGACCGGAAATGCGGTGCCGCCCTCGGCGGTCAGTGA
- a CDS encoding YbaB/EbfC family nucleoid-associated protein, protein MGDVEEAYARLEAVRARAERQLREAQDRKDQFAQVSRDAQSHSATVRSPRGEVEVTAQATGRILNLTFSSNALALGSEKLAALVTETIARAQHDAATQGITLMSSVLPGDSPFYRSLSVQIEDTFPAPPARPTRGCIIGGSQ, encoded by the coding sequence ATGGGCGACGTTGAAGAGGCATATGCCCGGCTTGAGGCTGTGCGCGCCCGCGCCGAACGTCAGCTTCGTGAAGCTCAAGACCGCAAAGATCAATTCGCTCAAGTCTCAAGAGACGCCCAGTCGCATTCAGCGACGGTCCGCTCACCTCGGGGTGAAGTGGAAGTGACTGCTCAAGCGACGGGGCGAATTCTTAACCTCACCTTCAGCAGTAACGCTCTCGCCCTCGGCAGTGAAAAGCTTGCAGCCCTGGTCACCGAGACGATTGCGCGCGCTCAACACGATGCGGCCACCCAAGGGATCACACTGATGTCCTCTGTTCTTCCGGGAGACTCCCCCTTCTACCGCAGTCTCAGCGTCCAAATCGAGGACACCTTTCCCGCGCCTCCGGCGCGCCCGACTCGGGGTTGCATCATAGGAGGCTCCCAGTGA